The stretch of DNA tctctcacctgtctcacctgtctctcatctgtctctcacctgtctcacctgtctcacctgtctcatctttctctcacctgtctctcatctgtctcacctgtctcatctttctctcacctgtctctcatctgtctcatctgtctttcacctgtctctcacctgtctctcatctgtctctcatatgtctttcatctgtctctcacctgtctcacaTATGTCTTTCAtctgtctcacctgtctctcacctgtctctcatctgtctctcatatGTCTTTTgtctgtctcatctgtctctcatctgtctctcatctgtctctcaactgtctctcatctgtctttcacctgtctctcatctgtctctcacctgtctcatctgtctctcatctgtttttcacctgtctctcacctgtctctcatctgtctctcatatGTCTTTCatctgtctcatctgtctctcacctgtctctcacctgtctcacctgtctctcatgtgtctttcatctgtctctcacctgtctctcacctttctctcatctgtctttcatctgtctcacctgtctcacctgtctctcatgtgtctttcatctgtctttcacctgtctctcacctgtctctcatctgtctctcatatGTCTTTCatctgtctcatctgtctctcacctgtctctcacctgtctcacctgtctctcatgtgtctttcatctgtctctcatctgtctctcacctgtctctcacctttctctcatctgtctttcatctgtctctcacctgtctctcatctgtctctcatctgtctctcatctgtctctcacctgtctctcatctgtctctcatctgtctcttatctgtctctcatctgtctttcatctgtctcacctgtctctcacctttctctcatctgtctttcatctgtctctcacctgtctctcatctgtctctcatctgtctctcatctgtctctcacctgtctctcatctgtctctcatctgtctctcatctttctctcacctgtctctcatctgtctcaccTGTCTCATCTTTCTCttacctgtctctcatctgtctcatctgtctttcacctgtctctcacctgtctctcatctgtctctcatatGTCTTTCatctgtctcatctgtctctcacctgtctctcacctgtctcacctgtctctcatgtgtctttcatctgtctctcacctgtctctcacctttctctcatctgtctttcatctgtctcacctgtctcacctgtctctcatgtgtctttcatctgtctttcacctgtctctcacctgtctctcatctgtctctcatatGTCTTTCatctgtctcatctgtctctcacctgtctctcacctgtctcacctgtctctcatgtgtctttcatctgtctctcatctgtctctcacctgtctctcacctttctctcatctgtctttcatctgtctctcacctgtctctcatctgtctctcatctgtctctcatctgtctctcacctgtctctcatctgtctctcatctgtctcttatctgtctctcatctgtctttcatctgtctcacctgtctctcacctttctctcatctgtctttcatctgtctctcacctgtctctcatctgtctctcatctgtctctcatctgtctctcacctgtctctcatctgtctctcatctgtctctcatctgtctctcacctgtctctcatctgtctttcacctgtctcatctgtctctcacctgtccctcatctgtctctcatctgtctctcacctgtctctcacctttctctcatctgtctttcatctgtctctcacctgtctctcatctgtctctcatctgtctctcatctgtctctcatctgtctttcatctgtctcaaatgtctctcacctgtctctcacctgtctctcatctTCACTTTCAACTGTCTTtcacctgtctctcatctgtctctcatatGTCTTCCACCTGTCTCATCTGTCTTTcatctgtctctcacctgtctctcatctgtctttcatctgtctctcatctgtctttcacctgtctctcatctgtctcccatctgtctctcatctgtctctcatctgtctctcatatgtctttcatctgtctctcacctgtctcacaTATGACTTTCAtctgtctcacctgtctctcacctgtctctcatctgtctctcatatGTCTTTTgtctgtctcatctgtctctcatctgtctctcatctgtctctcaactgtctctcatctgtctttcacctgtctctcatctgtctctcacctgtctcatctgtctctcatctgtcttttacctgtctctcacctgtctctcatctgtctttcacctgtctctcagctgtctttcacctgtctctcatctgtctttcatctgtctctcatctgtctttcacctgtctctcacctgtctttcacctgtctctcatctgtctttcacctgtctctcatctgtctttcACCTGTCTCTCATCTAGCTTTCACCTGTCTCTCaactgtctctcatctgtctttcATCTGTCTTCcacctgtctctcacctgtctctcacctgtctttcacctgtctttcacctgtctctcatctgtctttcacctgtctctcatctgtctttcacctgtctctcacctgtctttcacctgtctctcatctgtctttcatctgtctctcatctgtctttcacctgtctctcacctgtctttcacctgtctctcatctgtctttcacctgtctctcatctgtctttcacctgtctctcatctagctttcacctgtctctcacctgtctctcacctgtctttCATCTGTCTTCcacctgtctctcacctgtctttcacctgtctctcacctgtctttcacctgtctctcatctgtctttcACCTGTCTTTCAtctgtctcacctgtctctcacctttctctcatctgtctttcatctgtctctcacctgtctctcacctgtctctcatctgtctctcatctgtctctcacctgtctctcatctgtctctcatctgtctctcatatGTCTTTCatctgtctcatctgtctctcacctgtctctcatctgtctttcacctgtctcatctgtctctcacctgtctctcatctgtctctcacctgtctctcacctttctctcatctgtctttcatctgtctctcatctgtcgtTCATCTTCACTTTCAACTGTCTTtcacctgtctctcatctgtctctcatatgtctttcacctgtctcatctgtctttcatctgtctctcacctgtctctcatctgtctttcatctgtctctcatctgtctttcacctgtctctcatctgtctctcatctgtctctcatctgtctctcatctgtctttcatctgtctcaaatgtctctcacctgtctctcacctgtctctcatctTCACTTTCAACTGTCTTtcacctgtctctcatctgtctctcatatgtctttcacctgtctcatctgtctttcatctgtctctcacctgtctctcatctgtctttcatctgtctctcatctgtctttcacctgtctctcatctgtctcccatctgtctctcatctgtctctcatctgtctctcatatgtctttcatctgtctctcacctgtctcacaTATGTCTTTCAtctgtctcacctgtctctcacctgtctctcatctgtctctcatatGTCTTTTgtctgtctcatctgtctctcatctgtctctcatctgtctctcaactgtctctcatctgtctttcacctgtctctcatctgtctctcacctgtctcatctgtctctcatctgtcttttacctgtctctcacctgtctctcatctgactttcacctgtctctcatctgtctttcacctgtctctcatctgtctttcatctgtctctcatctgtctttcacctgtctctcacctgtctttcacctgtctctcatctgtctttcacctgtctctcatctgtctttcacctgtctctcatctagctttcacctgtctctcacctgtctctcacctgtctttcatctctcttccacctgtctctcacctgtctttcacctgtctctcacctgtctctcacctgtctttcacctgtctctcatctgtctttcatctgtctctcatctgtctctcacctgtctttcacctgtctctcatctttctttcacctgtctctcatctgtctttcacctgtctctcatctagctttcacctgtctctcacctgtctctcacctgtctttCATCTGTCTTCcacctgtctctcacctgtctttcacctgtctctcacctgtctttcacctgtctctcatctgtctttcACCTGTCTCTCATATGTCTTTCAtctgtctcacctgtctctcacctttctctcatctgtctttcatctgtctctcacctgtctctcatctgtctctcatctgtctctcacctgtctctcatctgtctctcatctgtctctcatatGTCTTTCatctgtctcatctgtctctcacctgtctctcatctgtctttcacctgtctttcacctgtctctcatctgtctttcatctgtctttcacctgtctcatctgtctctcatctgtctttcacctgtctctcatctgtctttcacctgtctctcaccagtctctcatctgtctctcacctgtctctcacctgtctttCATCTGTCTTTCAAatgtctctcatctgtctttcacctgtctctcatctgtctcatctgtctctcatctgtctttcACCTGCCTCTCATCAGTCTcacctgtctctcacctgtctatcatctgtctctcatctttcTCATCAGTCTCACCTGCCTCTCATCAGTCTCACCTGTCtatcatctgtctctcatctgtctcatcAATCTCActtgtctctcatctgtctcatcaatctcatctgtctctcatctgtctttcACCTGCCTCTCATCAGTCTcacctgtctctcacctgtctatcatctgtctctcatctttcTCATCAgtctcacctgtctctcatcaGTCTCACCTGTCtatcatctgtctctcatctgtctcatcaatctcatctgtctctcatctgtctcatcaatctcacctgtctctcatctgtctcatcAATCTCACCTGCCTCTCATCAgtctcacctgtctctcatctgtcactcatctgtctctcatctgcctctcatcaatctcacctgtctctcatctgtctcatcaatctcacctgtctctcatctgtcactcatctgtctctcatctgcctctcatCAATCTCATCTGTCTCATCAatctcacctgtctctcatctgtctcatcaatctcacctgtctctcatctgtctcatcaatctcacctgtctctcatctgtctcatcaatctcacctgtctctcatctgtctcatcaatctcacctgtctctcacctgtctctcatctgtctcatcaatctcacctgtctctcatctgtctcatcaatctcacctgtctctcatctgtctcatcaatctcacctgtctctcatctgtctcatcaatctcacctgtctctcatctgtctcatcaatctcacctgtctctcatctgtctcatcaatctcacctgtctctcacctgtctctcatctgtctcatcaatctcacctgtctctcacctgtctcatcaatctcacctgtctctcacctgtctctcatctgtctcatcaatctcacctgtctctcatctgtctcatcaatctcacctgtctctcatctgtTTCATCTGTCTCAATACAGCTGTCATGAATATGCACAATAATTAAATATCTTAGAAGGCAGGTTCGTTATAATAAATTGAATCAAAGTTATAATATGTTGACGGGGAATaagttacaacacacacacacacacacacacacacacacacacacacacacacacacacacacacacacacacacacacacacacacacacacacacacacacacacacacacacacacacacacacacacacaaaaatcttCTACTGAAACTTGCTCTTACCCCACCCGTAGACAGTACACAGAAATCCACTCTTACATATCAATATCACATCACTTCTAAGATACTTAGTTTGTGCGCATATTAATCTTGGGACCACAAAATCCTAGTTTTGACAGCATTGCTGAATTAGGAATGATCTTCCCAAAGCTAGAatatactgagtatacaaaacattaaaaacacctgctctttccatgacatagactgaccaggtgaatccaggtgaaagctgggatcccttattgatgttacttgttaaatccacttcaatcagtgtaggtgaagggggggacacaggttaaagaaggattagAACAAGGTTTTctagccttgagacatggattgtgtatgtgtgccattccgagggtgaatgggcaagacaaaagattcaagtgcctttgaacggggtatggtagtaggtgccaggcgcaacggtttgtgtcaagaactgaaacgattctgggtttttcatgctcaacaattTTCCatgtgtataaagaatggtccaccacccaaacgacATCCAGTCAACCAtgggaagctttggagtcaacattggccagcatccctgcggGATGCTTACAACACTTTGTAGAGTCTataccctgacgaattgaggctgttctgagggctaaaggttgggtgcaactcaatattaggaaggttttcttaatgttttggcCACTCAGTGTAAGTAGGGTATTTATTCCACTATTTGACCAACGATTTTTATTTTCAACATCCAGAACAGTAGGTGGCAATGTTAAACATTCCCATTTACGACGGCCAAAGCGGATCACCACGGAAGGTAGAAAACCTCGTTCTAAATACAGCTATTTCCGTGTTCGTGCTGACGCGTCGTAGCGTTTCTCAACCCTCTTCAGCGCATATACGTGTCAGTCTTCTTTCACTGTAGAGCAAGAGACGGCTCGGACACTTACGAAGCATGGCACCCAAAGGTAGCAGCAAACAGCAATCCGAGGAAGACCTACTCCTGCAGGACTTCAGCCGAAACCTGTCTGCAAAGTCCACCGCGCTTTTCTACGGAAATGCGCTAATCGTGTCCGCAATTCCAATTTGTAAGTAGCAAGACCAGACCGTTAGCAGCTAATTGTAGCATAGATGCATTGAATGGAAATGCTACTACCGGTAGCTAGCTTTCTACCTAACATACGTGACGTGTAGATgtctaagttagctagctatcctGCTATGCCACAGCTGGTTAATATATTGCCCAGTTAGctacctacctagctagctagtataTGACATGTGAAGTTAACTTTAACTATTTAGCTAGCTGAGATTGATATTGTGTTCTAACttgttaacgttagctaactagctaagttATCCCAGCCTTGATTAGCTAACCGGCACGTCATTGTAGGTCGTTTAATAACGTTAGCGAGTCTATTCTGATGAAAGTAGTATTACATACAAGTGCTATGATGAACAGAGTAGGTATTGTTCGTGTGAACTGTTGTGAACTGCAACATATATAAAGAATGGTTTGTGATCTGTTTGTGGTCTCCCCTTGTTGTGGATCAGGGCTGTTCTGGAGAATCTGGCACATGGACCTGGTCCAGTCAGCGGTCCTGTATGGAGTCATGACACTGGTCAGCACCTACCTGGTGGCCTTCGCCTATAAGAATGTCAAGTTTGTCCTCAAACACAAGTACGTTCATCATACAAACATGAACACTCACTTAAAACGATTGCCTCCGCTTTCTGCATTGAGTTTGGCATCAATCTGTAGTAAGTCTGTATTCTAACTTCTAAATGTGTCTTCTCTCTCGACCACAGAGTTGCCCAGAAGCGAGAGGATGCCGTTTCCAAGGAGGTGACCAGGAAACTGTCTGAGGCTGACAATCGCAAGATGTCTCGTAAAGAGAAGGATGAGAGGTCAGTGAGCCAGCTAGTCTGTGATTGGACATTACTCCTCTGAGTGGGTTACTGTGTGATAAGGTACCCGATGAGCTCCagctagcctgggtgccagtctgtttctagtCTCTCTTTTTAATATAGCCTGGGTAcaagtctgtttctgctctcttgccaactccttaaAGAATTTCCATGATCttgtgtggttcagttggtagagcatggcatttgCAATGTCAGGGTTGTGGGTCTGATTCCCAGTAAAAATGATAATACCGAACAGCGGCCTTAaccatggaaccctattctcaaagcacaaactgatctggggccaggctaCCAAACAGCAGCCTTTAcccatggaaccctattctcaaagcacaaactgatctggggccaggctaCCAAACAGCAGCCTTTAcccatggaaccctattctcagATACATGCATAAATAGTTGATGAACCCTTTTCCTTCCCCATGTTAGGATCCTGTGGAAGAAGAACGAGGTAGCTGACTATGAGGCCACCACCTTCTCTATCTTCTACAACAACACTCTGTTTCTGGTCCTCGTCATCATCGCCTCCTTCTTCCTGCTGAAGAACTTCAACCCTACTGTGTATCCCTTTTTAAGCACATTCAACATCCTCATCAATTTCACTAGAAAGGTGACGTTCCAGTAGGAACTGTCTGCTTTTACTAAAGCTGAAAATAGATGGATAATCCTTAACAATCATTATTAGTAGAGGCTAGACTTACATCCTGGCATTTTCATGACCTTGCATCCTGGCATTTTCATGACCTTTACCCTTTTGTTTTGTCCATTGTCCTGTTGTGCTATAGTACTCGGAGGAGAGACTTCTGTGATTTATTCATTGGCTGTAGTCTGTGGCCTAGTCAATCACTGGTTCAGATCCTGTATTGAATCTCCAGGTTGTCACGGCTACATTCCATTCTGTTTCTGGATCGCTGTTTACCTCTGGCTGAATAATGTCTGAGAAGTGGGGTTGAGTGGAGGAGATGCTGAAATCTGTGTGTGCGTTTGTAGGAGATTGTTAATACTCACCCATGTATGTAGGTAAGCCTGACAGGTGATTCCCTCTCCTTGCCTGCCATTTCTTCCCAGTGTATCCACCTCAGATGTGATTTGTCCTTAACCCATTGGTCCCACAGTAACTACATCCTGTCCATCAGTGCCTCATCTGGCCTCATCGCCCTGCTGTCCACTGGATCCAAGTAAACGAGGAAAGAAATGACCGACTGAGAAGAGGGGTGGCTGGGGTGAAGCTAGGggagtttttttttaatgaatgggAGGAGAATAAACTAATAATCACAACTTCAGCTGTGAGTTTTCATGATCAGGGTCTGCAGGTCACTCCAGGTCTATCCTGAGTGGTCAGATCAACAACCATTTTGTTTGTGATTAATTGTCAAGCAGCAAATATTCAGACAATTTATTTCCATTTCCAAGAATGAGAAACACCCATAGAATTCATCATTGGCATTATACATTTATTAATGGAAGTGTCATACTAATTGATATAGGGTATGTACAGAGGTCACTGTTCTCATGACAGGATAGGAAATAACATCAATCTGGGTAGAGAGACACTGATGTTTGTCAGTAATATAGTTGGTAAATTCTCTCCTGATAACATTACGTACTGTAGAAAACACTTAATGGCCTGTTAGCTTACATAGTGTAGAACACAGTAGTGTATATTGTCAGTAGAACTGGGGGAGTTCATGTGACATTCCTGGCGGCCTAGTTCTATTTGATCCACTAGCTTCTTGCCCTAGCCCTTTATGTTCAGAGATCACACCGACCTTTCAGAGCTAGGTGATCGGGTCAAGGGAATGGGACCAGACCCATTGCCACACACAGACAACTCAGGAAACCCAAATCTCAAACCCACTCTTAGCTTTTACTCTGTGCGCTTGAGTAGATCTGAGCTATTATAATGTTGTCTATACCTATTCAATACTTTCATTAAATGGATGAGGGTGACGGGGTTAATTTTGGGCTGGGCACCTGTGTTCTGTTAGCAGGGCTCATGTCAAGGCACTCTGCAGGGTGGATCACTGCACACTGAAAAGGCTGGTCCCAATCTGATCACTGGCCACCTTCCAACTGTAGGTATAGGAGAGTCATCAGATTGAAATATAGCTAACGTCTATCATTAACTATTGATCTCTGTTAGTGCTGGATTCAATCCCTATTGGGGAAGAGCTAAAGATGTGAAGGTAAATTCAGATTGCTCCAACATGCAGAGGATACCAGTAAGTGTAAGCAAACCATCACATACAGCAACCATCTGTAAGCGAGAAGGCTGGACGTTATCATGAACTTAACACTAAATATTGATGAACAGGTTAAACAAAATCTGCAGGATAGTGTGACAGGAGGCTGCTGGGGGGAGGAAGGcttataataatgtctggaatagaGTGAAATCAAACCCATGGAGTTcaataccattccagccattactatgagcccctccccccccaaagtaaggttaagtgccttgctcaagagcacatcgacagatgtttcaccttgATGGCTTGGGTATTTGAACCAGcatcctttcagttactggcccgatactctatccactaggctacttgctgccctAGCGATGTGCCAGCCAGCTCCTGTGGTAGGACTTAACCACTTCCTGTGGTAGGACTTAACCACTTCCTGTGGTAGGACTTAACCACTTCCTGTGGTAGGACTTAGCCAGCTGccaagcaaatcaaatcaaagcaaGCCATCGAAGCAAGTCATTGTTCATTCCTCCCATAATGAGTTATTTATAAAATGTTAAATCCACCTTGTGTCTATTTTAAAGAAAAGAAGCCTAAGCTAAATGGGTAAAACCCAGGAGCGGAGGAGGACTGGTATCAGGCCCAAACGACCATGAATGCATGGTTCTGCTGACAGAGGAGAAACAGTGGAACACTATTTACACAATACTTACAGATTATTTAGAGGATGCTTTATTTGAATCAGCATGAAAG from Oncorhynchus kisutch isolate 150728-3 linkage group LG15, Okis_V2, whole genome shotgun sequence encodes:
- the LOC109877890 gene encoding translocon-associated protein subunit gamma, whose protein sequence is MAPKGSSKQQSEEDLLLQDFSRNLSAKSTALFYGNALIVSAIPIWLFWRIWHMDLVQSAVLYGVMTLVSTYLVAFAYKNVKFVLKHKVAQKREDAVSKEVTRKLSEADNRKMSRKEKDERILWKKNEVADYEATTFSIFYNNTLFLVLVIIASFFLLKNFNPTVNYILSISASSGLIALLSTGSK